One Clostridium estertheticum DNA segment encodes these proteins:
- a CDS encoding cyclic lactone autoinducer peptide produces MKKLIGKTMNIIGCIALFVGTLAIVPTSLLHSHQPNCPDEFLK; encoded by the coding sequence TTGAAAAAATTAATTGGCAAAACCATGAATATAATAGGATGTATAGCATTATTTGTTGGAACATTGGCTATTGTGCCAACATCACTACTTCATTCACATCAGCCTAATTGTCCGGATGAATTTTTAAAGTAA
- a CDS encoding YbhN family protein, translating into MKNYKFNLILGIASAVIFVLLIIFTKGWMDLIHQMKHLQIQWIIAAAFCMLLYWIFEAKILQCILFLTEKDYKFKRAFKVTMIGQYFNSITPFASGGQIMQFYALTKQGLGAGSSGSALMIKFIIYQTILTVYSLILIFWKAFLFRSNTNHFYYLIGVGFAVHAGVIVSLIVFSTYRKLTHKLILGLSKILKKLRLVKNISTLEMRINDNLDQFHNNMVIIKHKKVLVFKASIYTILQLTMYFIIPYFIYLSFGMKGAHIGSMIAGTAFVMMLTAIVPSPGAMGGAEGAFYIFFSLFFASNNIMAAILLWRLITFYSCIIFGFYAIKKN; encoded by the coding sequence ATGAAAAATTATAAATTTAATTTAATTTTAGGGATAGCTTCTGCAGTTATCTTTGTATTGTTGATTATATTCACAAAGGGTTGGATGGATTTAATTCATCAGATGAAACATTTGCAAATTCAATGGATAATTGCTGCGGCCTTTTGTATGCTATTATATTGGATTTTTGAAGCTAAAATTTTGCAATGTATTTTATTTTTAACTGAAAAAGATTACAAATTTAAAAGAGCATTTAAAGTTACTATGATAGGCCAATATTTTAATTCAATTACTCCCTTTGCATCTGGTGGTCAGATAATGCAGTTTTATGCACTTACAAAACAAGGATTAGGAGCTGGTAGTTCTGGTTCAGCGTTGATGATTAAATTTATTATCTATCAAACAATATTAACTGTATATTCTTTAATTCTTATATTTTGGAAAGCATTTCTTTTCAGAAGTAACACCAACCATTTTTATTATTTAATAGGCGTAGGATTTGCAGTTCATGCTGGTGTAATTGTCTCCCTAATTGTATTTTCGACTTATCGCAAATTAACACACAAATTAATATTAGGGCTATCTAAAATATTAAAAAAGCTTAGATTGGTGAAGAATATATCAACCTTAGAAATGCGCATTAACGACAATTTAGACCAATTTCATAATAATATGGTGATAATAAAACATAAGAAAGTATTGGTTTTTAAAGCTTCTATTTATACAATACTTCAACTAACAATGTATTTTATTATTCCTTATTTTATCTATCTTAGTTTTGGAATGAAGGGTGCGCACATAGGCAGTATGATAGCCGGAACTGCATTTGTAATGATGCTAACTGCGATTGTTCCTTCACCTGGAGCCATGGGTGGCGCAGAGGGTGCTTTCTATATATTCTTTAGTTTATTTTTTGCCTCCAACAATATAATGGCCGCTATATTGTTATGGAGGTTAATTACATTTTACTCCTGCATAATTTTTGGTTTTTATGCTATTAAGAAGAATTAA
- a CDS encoding APC family permease has product MFSKLRELLIGKTLKTEELEGEKLNVFWGLPILSSDAVSSVAYAGEEILIVLIGVIGVVAYRYMFYAALCIVILLFILVFSYRQTIDSYPCGGGAYIVAKDNLGTIYGLTAGASLSVDYVLTVAVSISAGTAALTSALPSLLPHKVAIALAMLLIITIGNLRGVKESSKLFGVPTYLFILSCIVLIVTGIVKHFIFGITPAPLYPIPKQIGDLTLFLFLRAFASGCTALSGIEAVSNGIPNFKAPSSKNAKAVLALLAFLILFIFGGLSFLATIYHPVPHPDVTVFAQIAQQVFGKNIMFYTMQITTALILVMAANTAYAGLPLLLSLMAQDGYAPRQFSQRGKRLSFSNGIILLGSAAAILIIVFKGDTHLLLPLYAVGVFLSFTLSQVGMFLKWIRIKTPGYRHKAFINGLGALITFITVILIGMTKFFHGAWIVCIVIPLLVYLMVKVKRHYTSVAEQLKLSLEQRPNEGVTTNNKQHVIILVGSLNKSTLKALNCAKCLSQNVVAFHVSTDTEATEKLERKWEEYNPGISLIIKHSSYRDIMKPLMNFIESEERASKHGETVTVVITQFITTKWWHNILHNQTALFIKSMLYKNRNVAVLTVPYIIEE; this is encoded by the coding sequence ATGTTTTCAAAATTAAGAGAACTACTAATAGGTAAGACACTAAAAACAGAAGAATTAGAGGGAGAAAAATTAAATGTTTTTTGGGGACTACCTATTTTATCTAGTGATGCAGTTTCTTCCGTTGCATATGCAGGAGAAGAAATTTTAATTGTGTTAATTGGCGTTATAGGTGTTGTAGCATATAGATATATGTTTTATGCGGCGCTGTGTATTGTAATACTATTATTTATACTTGTTTTTTCCTACAGACAGACTATTGATAGCTACCCATGTGGTGGAGGCGCATATATAGTTGCAAAGGATAATCTTGGCACTATATATGGGCTTACTGCCGGAGCATCGCTTTCTGTAGATTATGTACTGACAGTTGCTGTAAGTATAAGTGCTGGAACTGCAGCATTAACTTCAGCTCTGCCCTCCTTGCTCCCTCATAAAGTAGCTATAGCTCTTGCAATGTTATTAATAATAACAATAGGTAACTTAAGAGGAGTGAAGGAGTCATCTAAACTTTTTGGAGTTCCAACATACTTATTTATTCTTTCTTGCATAGTACTTATTGTCACTGGCATTGTAAAGCACTTTATTTTTGGAATTACACCAGCACCGCTTTATCCAATACCAAAACAAATAGGTGACCTTACATTGTTCCTGTTTCTTAGAGCATTTGCTTCAGGATGTACTGCATTATCAGGGATTGAAGCGGTAAGTAATGGTATACCTAACTTTAAAGCACCATCATCAAAAAATGCAAAAGCTGTTTTGGCTTTACTAGCTTTTTTAATTCTATTTATTTTTGGTGGGTTATCTTTTCTAGCAACAATTTATCATCCAGTACCTCATCCAGATGTGACAGTATTTGCTCAAATTGCACAGCAAGTTTTCGGAAAAAACATTATGTTTTACACTATGCAAATTACCACTGCATTAATTTTAGTAATGGCTGCAAATACAGCCTATGCAGGTCTACCATTGTTACTTTCTTTAATGGCACAGGATGGATATGCTCCAAGGCAATTTTCTCAAAGAGGAAAGAGGCTAAGCTTTTCAAATGGGATTATACTACTCGGGTCAGCTGCTGCTATTTTAATTATTGTGTTTAAAGGTGATACTCATTTACTACTACCTTTATACGCAGTAGGAGTATTTTTATCTTTTACACTTTCACAGGTTGGAATGTTCTTAAAGTGGATAAGAATTAAAACACCTGGCTATAGACATAAGGCATTTATAAATGGATTAGGTGCTCTAATAACTTTCATTACGGTAATACTCATAGGCATGACAAAGTTTTTCCATGGTGCTTGGATAGTTTGTATTGTAATACCTTTACTTGTTTATCTTATGGTCAAGGTTAAACGACATTATACTAGTGTAGCAGAGCAACTTAAATTATCCTTAGAACAAAGACCTAATGAAGGAGTTACAACGAATAACAAGCAACATGTAATAATTCTTGTAGGGTCCTTAAATAAATCAACTTTAAAGGCATTAAACTGTGCTAAATGCTTATCACAAAATGTAGTTGCCTTTCATGTATCAACTGATACTGAAGCTACAGAAAAATTAGAACGAAAATGGGAAGAGTATAATCCCGGAATTTCATTAATAATAAAACATTCTTCCTATAGAGACATAATGAAACCATTAATGAATTTTATAGAATCTGAAGAACGTGCTTCAAAACATGGAGAAACTGTTACAGTAGTAATAACACAATTTATTACTACTAAGTGGTGGCATAATATACTTCATAACCAAACAGCACTCTTTATAAAGAGTATGCTATATAAAAATAGAAATGTAGCAGTGCTTACTGTCCCATATATAATAGAAGAGTAG
- a CDS encoding acyl-CoA dehydratase activase, giving the protein MYYMGVDVGSVSTNIVLLDNTLKVIEKLYLRTKGKPIKAIQFGLKILSEQYDSEQISSVGTTGSGRQMAAFLIGADIIKNEITAHAVAALEIDKDVCTILEIGGQDSKIILLKNGIVTDFAMNTVCAAGTGSFLDRQAERLEIPIENFGEYALKSKAPVRIAGRCAVFAESDMIHKQQLGYNEEDIIGGLCEAMVRNYLSNVGKGKDIRSKIFFQGGVAANIGIKVAFEKALGTEIYVPEHYDVMGAIGAAMLGKEELMRTGKTNFKGFEVAANDFVPRSIECNGCGNNCEVIAIKDGEKTVGCFGDRCGKWSGKMVI; this is encoded by the coding sequence ATGTACTATATGGGAGTTGATGTAGGATCTGTAAGTACAAATATTGTACTATTAGACAATACTTTAAAGGTTATTGAAAAATTATATTTAAGAACAAAAGGTAAACCAATAAAGGCAATCCAATTTGGACTTAAAATTTTAAGTGAGCAATATGATAGTGAGCAAATAAGTTCAGTAGGGACTACAGGTAGTGGAAGACAGATGGCTGCCTTTTTAATAGGCGCTGACATAATAAAAAATGAAATTACTGCTCATGCTGTGGCAGCATTAGAAATTGACAAAGATGTGTGTACCATATTAGAAATTGGAGGCCAAGATTCTAAAATAATCCTATTAAAGAATGGCATAGTTACAGATTTTGCAATGAATACGGTATGCGCAGCAGGTACAGGATCTTTTCTTGATAGGCAGGCAGAGCGGCTGGAGATACCTATTGAAAATTTTGGAGAGTATGCATTAAAGTCAAAAGCGCCTGTAAGAATAGCCGGTAGATGTGCTGTATTTGCGGAATCTGACATGATACATAAGCAGCAGCTTGGGTATAATGAGGAAGACATAATAGGAGGCCTTTGTGAAGCCATGGTACGGAATTATCTTAGTAATGTAGGGAAAGGAAAAGATATTCGCTCTAAAATATTTTTTCAAGGTGGAGTTGCAGCTAACATAGGCATTAAAGTAGCTTTTGAAAAAGCACTAGGAACTGAAATTTATGTTCCAGAGCACTATGATGTAATGGGTGCTATTGGAGCGGCAATGCTTGGAAAGGAAGAACTTATGAGGACGGGAAAAACAAATTTTAAAGGCTTTGAAGTAGCAGCTAATGATTTTGTGCCTAGAAGTATTGAGTGTAATGGTTGTGGTAATAATTGCGAAGTAATAGCAATAAAAGATGGAGAAAAAACTGTAGGTTGCTTTGGAGATAGGTGTGGCAAATGGAGCGGTAAAATGGTGATATAA
- a CDS encoding acyl-CoA dehydratase activase-related protein, whose protein sequence is MKITFPHLGNTHLAAKALFDGLGIECIIPPFSSNEALELGSKFSPEEMCLPYKIMMGNYLQSIEMGADTIILPGSCGPCRFGEYCELQINALKKIGHNLTFIVVDSPFDIGKKELLNRLSKISNNSTKGKVQKIRALKTAYDVIEIIEKIETAANYLTGYEVNKGEFKRLLKECKINAAKAITPSDMVNILKGYMKKIRAIPINEHKSPVKIAIIGEIYTVIEPFSNLYIEDKLMDYGVSTKRMLTPSWWVKDAVLSPLKINSIDIRMASREYLPYYIGGHARECIGEVLLAEKENFDGAIQIFPMGCMPEIVSKAILPAISNDKDFPIMTLVVDEMTGEAGYITRIEAFIDMLERKKNNVLYGS, encoded by the coding sequence ATGAAAATAACATTTCCACATTTAGGCAACACACATCTTGCAGCTAAAGCACTATTTGATGGACTGGGAATAGAATGCATAATTCCACCTTTTAGTAGCAATGAGGCGTTAGAGCTAGGTTCAAAATTCTCTCCAGAAGAAATGTGCTTACCTTATAAAATTATGATGGGTAATTATTTGCAGAGCATTGAGATGGGAGCAGATACCATAATTCTTCCTGGTAGCTGTGGGCCTTGTAGATTTGGTGAGTACTGTGAATTACAGATTAATGCTCTAAAGAAAATAGGGCACAATCTAACTTTTATTGTAGTTGATAGCCCTTTTGACATAGGAAAAAAGGAATTGTTAAATCGTCTATCGAAGATTTCAAATAATAGCACAAAAGGTAAGGTCCAAAAAATTAGAGCTCTAAAGACAGCCTATGATGTAATTGAGATAATAGAAAAAATCGAAACTGCAGCAAATTATTTAACGGGATATGAAGTAAACAAAGGAGAATTCAAGAGACTTTTAAAAGAATGTAAAATTAATGCTGCAAAAGCAATTACACCATCTGACATGGTAAATATCCTAAAAGGATATATGAAAAAAATTAGAGCTATTCCTATTAATGAACATAAGTCACCAGTGAAGATTGCAATTATTGGTGAAATTTATACTGTAATCGAACCATTTTCTAATCTTTATATAGAAGATAAACTTATGGATTATGGTGTATCAACTAAAAGAATGCTTACTCCAAGTTGGTGGGTTAAAGATGCAGTACTTAGCCCACTTAAGATTAACTCAATTGACATAAGAATGGCCTCTAGAGAATATCTTCCGTATTATATTGGTGGGCACGCTAGAGAATGTATAGGGGAAGTTCTACTTGCAGAAAAAGAGAATTTTGATGGGGCAATTCAAATTTTCCCTATGGGATGTATGCCAGAAATTGTATCAAAAGCTATTTTGCCTGCAATTTCAAATGACAAGGATTTTCCTATAATGACTTTGGTAGTAGATGAAATGACTGGAGAGGCAGGATATATTACTAGAATAGAAGCATTTATAGATATGCTAGAAAGGAAGAAAAACAATGTACTATATGGGAGTTGA
- a CDS encoding acyl-CoA dehydratase activase-related protein: protein MKVGVPKGLLYYKYHLFIERFLIELGAEVITSADTNKDILNAGVKCCVDEACLPIKIFHGHIMDIKDKCDLLIIPRIMRVRPREFICPKFCGLPEMIIYSIPNMPKLMTEPIYATSDKELYTWCKRLGRMITKDTSKIRGAFNSALEEQRNFKFGIKDEGFKITIALVGHPYNIYDTFINMNIVKKLNEMGVGVITEEYVEEKRIKLEVKALFKKPFWTFATNSYGFTTAIAKDNETSGAIYISSFACGIDSVVLELIKEKIGDFPLLILKVDEHTGEGGLDTRIEAFIDMIERKKNNENNISTFRQHTSCS from the coding sequence ATGAAAGTTGGTGTCCCAAAAGGCTTACTATATTATAAATACCACCTTTTTATAGAAAGATTTTTAATTGAACTCGGTGCAGAAGTAATTACATCTGCGGATACAAATAAGGATATTTTAAATGCAGGAGTTAAATGCTGTGTTGACGAGGCTTGTTTGCCTATAAAGATATTTCATGGACATATAATGGATATAAAGGACAAATGTGATTTATTAATAATACCTAGAATTATGAGGGTGCGCCCGCGGGAATTTATATGTCCCAAGTTTTGTGGGCTTCCGGAAATGATAATATATAGCATTCCAAATATGCCAAAGCTTATGACAGAACCTATATATGCCACCAGTGACAAGGAATTATATACTTGGTGCAAAAGACTTGGGAGGATGATTACGAAGGATACTAGTAAAATAAGAGGTGCATTTAACAGTGCATTAGAAGAGCAGAGAAATTTTAAATTTGGTATTAAAGATGAAGGATTTAAAATAACTATTGCACTAGTAGGTCATCCATATAATATTTACGATACTTTTATTAATATGAATATAGTAAAAAAATTAAATGAAATGGGCGTGGGGGTAATAACAGAAGAATATGTAGAGGAGAAGCGAATTAAGTTAGAAGTAAAAGCTCTTTTTAAAAAACCATTTTGGACCTTTGCTACAAATTCTTATGGATTTACAACTGCTATAGCAAAAGATAATGAGACTTCCGGAGCAATATATATATCCTCATTTGCCTGTGGAATTGACTCTGTGGTACTTGAGCTTATTAAAGAAAAAATTGGAGATTTTCCACTACTTATATTAAAAGTTGATGAACATACTGGTGAAGGCGGTCTGGATACAAGAATTGAGGCTTTTATCGATATGATTGAAAGGAAAAAGAATAATGAAAATAACATTTCCACATTTAGGCAACACACATCTTGCAGCTAA
- a CDS encoding DUF4883 family protein, which yields MSVSIKKYISIIICIFFSLTLYGCKYKFNKNIFIKNKPNTYYYTNLLMKDLSLEKPTELYALYMNFYKKKDFSVGDLSTFTDFFKSLNTDSFIQKPANLTNKPIYKIFLTFSKNKYIINVYNENLISIYPWDGGYSMDYIDTTKMYKAYNLYGLCKYLIPK from the coding sequence TTGAGCGTTAGTATAAAGAAATATATTTCAATTATAATATGTATTTTTTTCTCTTTAACCCTCTATGGATGTAAATATAAATTTAATAAAAATATTTTTATAAAAAATAAACCAAACACTTATTATTACACTAATTTATTAATGAAGGATTTATCTCTAGAAAAGCCAACAGAGCTTTATGCTCTTTATATGAATTTTTATAAGAAGAAGGACTTTTCTGTGGGGGATTTATCTACATTCACTGATTTTTTCAAATCATTAAATACTGATAGCTTCATACAAAAGCCAGCTAACCTGACAAATAAACCAATATATAAAATATTTTTAACCTTTAGTAAAAATAAATATATTATAAATGTATATAATGAAAATTTAATTTCCATTTATCCCTGGGATGGTGGCTATAGCATGGATTACATTGACACAACTAAAATGTACAAAGCTTATAATCTTTATGGACTCTGCAAATACCTTATACCTAAATAA